CCACTTGGCGTTGCCGGTTACACCGACAACAATTCGGCGTGAATTTGCGCCAGTTCGGTGTGCCAAGGTTCCTCCTGCAAATTGATCAGATTCTGTTCATAGCTCGCCCATTGCGCGCACATGGATTCAAGCACAGCCGGGGCTGCCGCCAGGTACTCGACCACGCACCAGATGTTCCAGCTTTCGGCAAGCCCCCAGTCTGGCTGTTCAATTTCGCAGTTGGGCAAGCGGTAGTGGAAGGTGGGGCGCGCATTCACGCGTTCATCACGAACTGCAGCCAGCACACGCTCGGGGTCCATGTGCTTGAACAGCGGCAACAGGTCAAGGCCCCGGTTTCGGGTGGGGTTGTGCGCCAGGTAATCGTCCATGATTTGTTGCACGGGGGTGTCGGGGGTGTAGCCCATCACTGTATGCATATACCGCTTGGGGTATGGATCAATGTAAGGGGTCAGGCGGCGCAATGTATCTACCCGGTGGGCTTTGACCAACCAATTCTGGGCCACACAATAGGCCTTCAGGTAAGGCACCAGGGTTTTGGAATCGAAATCTGGCAATTCAGTGTTGATGTGAAGGCCAAATGCGTAGATCAGTGAATCGGACGTACCCAGGGCACCCGCATCGCGCAAGGCATTGACCATGGGGTCGAGTGTGGCAAGCTGATTCGCAGGCACCGGTGGACACACCACTTCAAGCGGCACAATTTGACGGGCCACATCAGTGAGCAGGCCGATGATGGCATCTTCAGTGGCGCTTTCAGCACCATGCTCTTCTTCAAGTCGGCGACGCGCCAGGGTTTTGGCAAATTGCCAGTCCAGTTCAATCTTGAAATCGCCCCAGTCCGGGTGTTTCACCTTGCATTCGGCCTGCGTGTCCTCTTCGACAGATCCCCGCACCGCTTGCGCAAGCACAGTGGCTGCTGTTTTCAGGTCAAGCCCTGCAAACTCAAGTTCAAACCCGACACGGCGTACCTGCCCTTTGGCATTTTTCAAACAAGCAGGTTTGGCATATTTGTTGTGCATCATCAGTTCCAGAAAAAAAGCGGCAGGCTTGCCGGGAAGCCCACCGCTTTCAGACGGCCCGATCACTGTGGGTACTTACACCACAGTCAACTTTACATCGACATTGTTACGGGTTGCGTTGGAGTAAGGGCAAACCTGGTGGGCCTTTTCTACCAGCGCATTGGCTTCTGCCTTGTCCATGCCATCCAGTTTGATGGACATGTCCACGGTGATGGCGAAGCCAACACCCTTGGGGTTGCCACCAATGCCCACTGTGGCAGTGATTTCCGGCTCGGAAGGCAACTTGATTTTGTCTTGACCGGCAACAAACTTGATAGCGCCGATAAAACAGGCTGAATAACCTGCGGCAAACAGTTGCTCGGGGTTGGTGCCCTCGCCGCCTGCTCCACCGAGTTCTTTCGGCGTGCTGAGTTGCACTTTCAAACGCCCGTCTTCCGTGGCGGATCCGCCTTCACGACCGCCTGTTGATGTGGCTTTGGTGGAATAAACGATGTCCATATTGTTCTCCTGAATTGAGTGCTTCATTGATTATCGCAGTAACTATCTGGATGGACTGCCACTGCGAATAAGGGTTCTACCCGCAAATGTTATCGCACTAACTGATTAAGCTCAAGGAGTGTCTTCCAGCAGACGATCGCGAAGTTCGTCCAGCTCGCCTTTCAGACGAAGAAGTTCCTCAGGGCTCATGCCACACTTTTCAAACACACAGGATTGAACGTGCACAACCTGTTCCCGAATGGCCTTGCCAGTTTCGGTCAGGTAGATTTGAAGTTGGCGCTCATCAGCTGAGCTGCGGTTGCGTGTCAGCAAACCTTGCTCAGCCATTCGCTTGATGACCGGAGTGAGCGCACCCGGTTGCTGACCCAGTTGGCGGGCGATACTGATCAGACTGACGCCGTCTTCCTTCCACAAGATCAACATCACCAGATATTGCGGGAAAGTCAATCCCAGCGCGGCCAACATGGGCTTGTACACTTGGGTAATGGCCAGTGACGTGGCGTAAAGTGAAAAGCAAAGCTGATTCTCGAGGGCGAGAGGATTTTCAAATTTCATGGCATTGTTTTTTTAGTTGTTTGTTTTGTTTTGGAAAAACCCGAATTCAAATGCATGCTGTAAAACTCGGCATACACTAGCAACAATACTAGTGTAAACGGTCAGGCATTCCGAGTCACGCTTGGATTTTTCAAAGCAAATCAACGGCTTTGGCAATCGAAAAGGCCCTGTCCTGCGGATTTTTGACCACCAGTGCCGTTTGCAGGCTCGGACTGTAATGAAGTTTGACCAGTTCTTTGTAAAAATCATAGTCACGCTGCACGCCCAAAGCCACACGCCGCATTTTCAGTTGCCCTTCCTGAAACGCCTTGCGGTACTTGGGAAAGTAACGCTGTACGTGAGAAAGGGCAAACACATCGGCGTACAGTTCTTCCCGGTGGCGGCGTTGCTTGGGCCCAAAATCTATTTGCTCCTTGACTTGCACGCAGTGGCCCGATTCATGCGCGAAAAACGCTTCATACACAACCTGCTTGGGCAGACCCTCAAAAAACAGAAGGTACTGTTCGAAACTGTGCCAATTTCGGTCCTGGGTGCTGATGTAAAAGGTACATCGCTTCAAAGGCGCGTTGTACTGCACCAGCAAGGGCGACTGGTGGACCACTTCTTTACCAATCAGCTTGAATTCCACCTGGTAGCCGTGCATTCGACCATAGCCTCGTGCCACGCTGCCGGCGATCTGGTCGATCAATTCTGCATCTTCAAAATCCTCAAACCCGTTGGCTTGAGCAGATAATGGACACCACGCAACCGCGCACACCATCAGCGCGCACACAGATTGATTGAGCTTGCTCACCCGCATGTCTCCCTATTGAACCGGTCTATTTTTTCATGGCTTTGAATGCCTCGCACGGGTCTTCCCGCGCAAACCGGGGCACGCTGTGCACCACATCAAAGTTGGATGTGGCCTTGCCCGGTTCATGTTCCAGAAATCCATGCACTGTTGTTCTTTGTTGTAGTGTAACGGGCAACCAGTGCAGCACGCCGACATCTTTTTGAACGTGCCCATTGCCAGCGATTAACACCACATCGGTTTGGCTGGATTGCTGCTCAATTACCTGGGCCATCCACACATCGCGGGCCACTTGAGCCGGCACCATTTTGTCCGCCACGCTGGGAGGCAGCATGTTGCAGTGGCCTTCTACAATGTTTTGGCGATGCTGCCGGGCCAGAGGCTCGGGTAGGGGTTGGTCAAGTTTGTAATGGGCAACCGTGTCTGGGTCCAAGGCTGCAGAGTAACCGCCTTGCACAATTCGGTTGGCATCTTTGCGTGACACATTCACGGCCAGCAAAGGCAGTTTGTAATCCAGCGCCAACTGGATCAAGGGCGCGTAAAGTGGCCATTCCCAGCTTTCAACCCACGGTTGGGAGGTAATGCATTCGGCGGTACCGCATTGATCCTGGGCTGTGCGCAGCAGGCCCTGATGTTCCCGGTCGAACTGCTCCATGGCCAGGGCGGGCCGCCAACCAGCTTTCACCCGGGCCTCGATCAACTGAAAACGCGCACGGTGTGCATCGGGGTTGTCGTGTACCTCGCCCAGGAGCCAGATGGACGCTGTGGGTACTTCTGTGGGGACGCTTATTGGCACGGATGGCTGCGCGCTTGCTTCCATCGATACAAGCAAAGCGAAGCAAAGAACGAATAACCAGCGTGGGAACAATGTCATTGAAACTATCCCTTTGCCTGCACGGGCAAGACAAAATCGAATGTGGCCACCTTCAACAGCGGCTTGGTCTGACTGAATTTCACCAACAAGGCGGGGCTGTAAAAACTGTCTCGAGCATTCAGTGGTTCATTGGGAAAATAAAGCTGCGTGGTCAACAAGGGCGTTGATGGCCCCTGCACTTTCACATGCAGGTGCGGGGTGCGCCTGAAACTTGAATTGCCATAGGAGCCAGGCATCAGCGTTTCAAACCGAAACCTGCCCTTCGCATCGGTGAGTTGATGCCCACGCAGTTTGAAGCCGGAATTGTCATATTCACCAGCAGCGTCACAACTCCACAAATCGACGATTGCATTGGCAAGCGGCTGACAGGTGGTCGACAACACCCGACCTTCGAGCACCAGCGTTTCACCTTGCAAACCATCGACCAGCTTGCTTCGCCGGGGTGTTTGAGGTGTATAAAACGGACCTTCGATTTGACGGGGTGTGGGGCTGTCATCACAGGCCGGGGTTTGCGCCAAGGCCTGGCGGTTCCCGAACATGGGGCCTGCGATGAGCAGGCCTGCACTGGCGCGAAGAATTGTTCGTCTTGATTTCAGCATGCCGCCTCCTGCTACTTTTGGTGCTGAGTGGATTCCACTATAACCAAAAGAAGCAGTTCAGGCAGGCTAACGTGCAGCTTGGCTGGATTTGGATCAGCTGTTCAGCCACGCTGCGGTTTTTGCCCAGATGGTGTTGGGCGATTCCTTGCCACTCATGATACCGATGTGGCCACCGGGGCCAATAAAGAATTCGGATTTGTCGGAGCCCACCACTTTGGTGATTGGCTTGCAGCAGGCCACATTGGCCAAGCTGTCCGATTTTCCTGCAATACCCAATACCGGGCAAGCGATGTCCTTGAAATTGGCAACTTCCTTGCCCACCTTGAAGTGACCGTGGGCTGTTTCATTTTCAAGCCAGATGCTGGCAAACCAGTCGCGCAGGGCGCCGCCTGGGTAGGCTTCCAGGCTGTCAATGAAGGCGGCCTGGTTGGCGTGTTGGGCAACGTAGTCGCGATCGTGCAGCTGGGTCACCAGGCTCCAGTACCCTTTGAGGCTTCCCACCGGGTCAAGCAACTTGAAGCCGATCACATTGGCCCAGCCCGGTGTGTACAGCAGCTTGGCGGGTACCTTGCGGAAATTGATTCGCGCTGATTTCAGCAGGTGCGCCAGGCGCTTGTACTGCTGACCAATCGGGCCATTGGCATGCCCGTCAATCGGAGTGCCGTAGGTCACGATTTTGTGAATATTCTCGTCCTTGAACAAGGCGGTGTAAGCCAGCGCCATGCCACCACCCATGCTCCAGCCTTGCAGGCTGAGCTTCTTCGAGCCACTGTGCTCGCGAACCGCATTCAGGCAGGCGGGCAAAAATTCCTTGATGTAGTTTTCCAGTGTCAGGCCAGCTTGCTTGCGCGTGGGCTTGCCCCAGTCGATCAGGTAAACGTCGAAACCCTGCGCCATCAGGTAACGCACAAAGCTGCGTTCGGGCAACAGGTCATACACAAACATGTTCACGGCCAGCGGAGCAATCAGAACCAGTGGAATGGTGTTGCGCTTCTTGGCCACGGGCAGGGTGTCATCGCCCATCTGAATGCTGTCTTCGGTCAGGGGCAGGTAATGGCGAACGCTGTGGATACCGCTTTGGTGAATGATCTCAAACGGTTGCAAGCCAGCCCGCACCATGGATTCTGACTTGAACAGGCGATCCCAGCCATTGCTGGACATGTGGCTGATGCGGCGAAGACTAAGTGCTGAAGACATGACGATGAATCCGGTTGTTTTGTTATTACAGGACGTGCCAGATTCTAACAGTGCAGTTAATGAATTGTTTGGTGTGACGTCTCTAAAAGACTACCCGGTGTCGTGGATGAACAGTGTGCAGGATTCAACTAAAACGGGAACTGTTCCCTAGCGCACGAGCCGCAAGCATTTCAATATGCAGGCATGAAATTCTCGTTGCGTTCATTGATCTGGGTTCCCTTCACTTTCTCGATTGGCTTCACCCTGTCGGCGTGTCTGATCGTGCTGCAGGCACGGGACGATATTCAGGAGGAACTGGAGTCGGCCACGCAGGTGGCGAAAAGCCTCGCATTGCTGATTGAATCCGATCGAATTGGTGCCCATGAGGCGAAAACCCTGCAGTTCCGGCACATCCGGATTGCAGCACAACCACCGCATTTACTGGATCAGGACCTGGATGTGGCCATGCCGGCCTGGCTGGCGAACTGGACGTTGGGTGATGTTGCAAGCACTGGACAGACCTATGCAATTCATCTGGACCCGGTGCAGGTCTGGACTGTGCACGCCACACCTGAAGATGAGCTCAATGAAGTCTGGAACAGCCTGACTGTCACGTTTTTTGTGTTTTTGGCCTCTGCCCTGCTGTGCATGGCACTGATCCAACTGGGCGTCAACGACGTTCTGAAACGCTTGCGCCAGTTCAGCCGCGCCATGTCCAGCATGCGGGAAGGTGATCTGAGAGCAAAATTGCCCGAGACCAGCCCGATTGTTGAACTTCAGGACATCGCCCGGCAATTCAACGCCACAACCCTGACACTGGAACAAGCCCGGGAAGACAACAAGGCTTTGTCGATTTCCCTGATCAATTCGCAGGAGGAGGAACGCAGGCGCCTGGGCTGCGAACTGCATGACAACCTGGGACAAATCATCGCGGGACTTCGTGCCAGAGTCTATCTGCTTCACATGCAAACCCAGTCAGAGCAGGCGCACTCCAGTCGGGATACGCTGAAATCGCTGTCCAGCGAACTGGAAGAAGCCCACCGCGTGATCCGGCACCTGATCACCGAACTGGACCCGGTGGATTTGCAAACGGTCAACCTGAATGAGGCTTTGGCACATATTTGCGTCAAATGGATGCAAGCCACCGGTATTCAATGCGACTTTGAAACCACGGGTGATATCTCGCCGGTCAGCGCACTGAGCGCACAGGAACTGGTGCACATAATCCGTATCGTTCAGGAATCCCTCCACAACATTTACAAGCACTCCAACGCAGACAGGGCCACGGTGAGCTTGGTGAATACACCTGATTTCTTCGATTTGAGAATTGAAAACAATGGCGTAGCCCCCAAGGTGATGAAATCCGGCTACGGTCTTCGCTCCATGCGTGAACGCGCCAAGGAACTGGGCGCAAGTCTTCGTATTCAGAAGAGTCCCGGCACGGGCGTGACCGTGCATTTGCACAAAACACACCAGCGAGCCTATTCGAATGAATTACTTGATTGTTGATGACCACCCCCTGATCCGGCAAAGCTATTCACAGATCATCAATCAGATCAGCAATGGTCATGCGCGGATCGACCATGCCGACAACGCCGCATCAGCCTGGATGAAGTGGATTGAAACACGCCACGAACTGGTTGTACTGGACATCAACCTGCCTGACATTTCCGGCCTGGATCTGGCCACAAAAATTTTACGCAGGCAGGCCGATACACGCGTGATGTTCTTTAGCATGCACGATGAGCTGGGACTGGTGAATCGCGCGATGAAACTGGGTGCCAGTGCCTATGTCAGCAAATCAGCCGAGCCGGAGGAATTTGCTCGGGCCATTCAAGCGATATCGGAAGGAAAACATTACATTGAACATCGCCTTGCAACCAACTTGATATGTTCGAGAGACAGCAAAAACAACACCGCGCTGGACATGCTGTCTGGCCGTGAAAGTGAAATTTTCCTGATGATTGCCAAGGGTTATTCATCCCGACAGGTCGGCGAGCTGTTGAATCTCAGTGCGAAAACAGTCGCCAATAACCTGTCCATCATCAAACAAAAGTTGAATGTCGACACCACGGCCGCAATGGCCCACCTTGCGGTGAGCCTGCAATTGATTGAAGTCTACCAGCCCACAGGACAACCTGTGCAGCCCTCGAAATTGGCATCCTGAAACGTCGCATAGTGAATTCGGGCACCAGTGATCGTGGTACCGTCAAAGTCCACCATGTTCATTTTGGCTTCCTGCAAATTGGCGTTCTTGAAGTTGGAATCCACCAGGCTGCATTTGTCCATCCAGGCTTTCTCAAAACTGGACATCTGAGCATTGGCACCCGCGAAGTTGGCACGGTTGACCCTTGCAAAGGAAAAATCAGCGGCAACCAGGCTGGTACGGCTAAAGTTGGCTGCCTGGCCAAACGCAGCATAGGCCTGCACGGCATCCAGTGTCGCATCGGTAAAATTGGCTCGGCGCAGGTTGGCACGTTTCAGGTCAGCCCGAGTCAAGTTGGCTCCAGTCAGGTTTGCACCTTCCAGGTTGGCACCACGCAAGTCAGCGTGGCGCAGGTCGGCGCCACTCAAGTCCGCATTGGACAGGTCTATCGCACTCAATTCCATATTGCGCATGTCCTGACCCGCCAAGCTGGCATTTTTACAGTTGCTTCCAGGCTGCAGGTCACAAGCCTGGGCATTCATGGCGAGCAATAACCCAGCCAGTATCGTCAATCCGGAATACTTGATTGATTTCATTGATTCAATCCTTTAAAAGAAAAACGGATGGGTTTGCTCTGCAAAGCAAACCCATCCCAAGCAACAACGTCTTCCAGGATGAAGAGAGGAATGTTGACGTCGTATTAACGCGAGGCTTGCTGAATCATCTTGGGCAGCTTGAACACCCAGAATGAGCCGCCTTGCGGCACGGGCTTGGTCAGCTCGGCCATGTCACCGCCCCAGAGAGGCACTGCACCACCGTAACCACTGGCCACACCAATGTACTGTTCGCCATCCATTTCCCAGGTAATCGGGGAAGAAACAATTCCGGAACCCGTCTGGAATTTCCAGAGCTCCTTGCCGGTTTTGGCATCAAACGCCTTGAAATAACCATCACCCGTCCCTGTGAATACCAGATTGCCTTTGGTGGCCATGACCCCGGCCCACAGTGGAAGCTTTTCCTTGTGCTGCCAGGCAACTTTTCCTGTTACCGGGTTCATGGCACGCAAAACACCCACATGGTCATCAAACATGCGCTTGATACGGAAGCCCTGACCAAGGTAGGCAGACCCTTTCTTGTAGGTCACGTTTTCAGTCCAGTAGTCCTCTTTCCAGTGGTTTGCACCGATGTAAAACAGGCCTGTATCCTGGCTGTAGGCCATAGGGTTCCAGTTCTTGCCACCCAAAAATGGAGGGGAAACCTCAACAGATTTGCCACGGTCCTGACCTGGCTCAGGGGGAGGTGGACGCTGTCCCGCCACTTCAATCGGCCGACCGGTTTTCTGGTCAATGCCCTTGGCCCAGGTCACTCCATCCACAAAGGGCACACCACGAATGAATTTGCCGTCAGCACGATTCACCACATAGAAGAAGCCGTTTCGATCAGCGTGTGCAGTGGCCTTGATGGTTTTGCCACCGTCCTTGTACTCGAACAAGACCAGTTCATTGTTGCCGGAGAAATCCCATGCGTCATTTGGTGTGTGCTGGTAGAACCACTTTACCTCGCCAGTGCTGGGGTCTACAGCCACTTGGCCCGAGGTGTACAGGTTGTCGTATTCAAGCGGATTGCCACCTTTGGGGGTTCGGTACCAGGTGTTCCACGGGGCCGGGTTACCAGCACCAACAATGATCAGATTGTTTTCAACGTCGAAGCTGGCTGATTGCCACGGGGCACCGCCGCCCTGGCTCCACGCCTCTACCTTTCCGGTTGGGCTGGAGGGGTCATCCGGCCAGGAAGGTGCACGTGGGTCACCCGTCGGTGTGCTTTCCTTGCCATTGAGGCGACCCATGTGTCCTTCCACGAAAGGACGCATCCAGATTTCTTTGCCGGTTTCAGGGTCACGGGCATACAGCTTGCCCACCACACCGAATTCATCGCCGGAAGATCCATGAATCAGCAGAACCTTGCCGGTCTTCTGATCTTTGACCAAGGTCGGCGCGCCGGTCATCGTATACCCGGCAGTGTGGTCTTCAAACTTTTCGCGCCACGCAACTTTGCCAGTCTTCTTGTCCAGCGCAACAATGCCGGCATCCAAGGTTCCAAAGAAGACCTTGTCGCCAAAAATGGCTGCACCGCGGTTGACTACGTCGCAGCAGGGACGAATGTCCTCAGGCAGGCGATGCGAATACTGCCAGAGCTTGGCACCTGTTTTTGCGTCCAACGCATACATGCGTGAATAGGAACCAGTCACGTAAATGATGCCGTCGTGAACCAAAGCCTGTGTTTCCTGCCCACGCTGCTTTTCGTCACCAAAGCTGAAGGACCACGCGGGCACGAGATTGGCCACATTCTTGTCATTGATGGCAGTCATGGGGCTGTAGCGTTGCGCCTTGGGCCCAAAACCGTAGCTCAGGATGTCTTTGGGTGTTTTTTCATCGTTGACGATGTCTTCCCAGGTGACACCGCCCGATTTGGCCGACGCTGCACCGCTCTGCAATGCCAGACCTGCGGTGGCAGCAACCACGGCAAGCGTCAAGGCACTGAGTTTCAAGCTTGAATTTCTCACTGATCTCTCCTCTTTGTTTAATCTGATTTGTTGTCATCCGACTCTTCTTTCGGACTCATTTCAGATTAAGGAGAGACCCCGTGGTTTTCCAGAGCAGAATTCCCGCAACTGACCGGGACTTATTCCCGATGACTTCGGGAATTCCGCAAAGGGCTTACTTCCACTTCATGCCCAAAGTCACACCCAGCAGCAGCTGTCGCTCACTGGCCGGTTCGAAGAACTGCCCTGCCCCTTGGTTAACAATCACCGAGCCCACATATTGTTTGTCGAACACGTTGTCGACACGGGCGTAAGTGCGCACGTTCCAGCCACCATCCAGAGGCCAGTCTTTGCTGGCACGCAGGTTGACCACTGAGTAGGACGGTGCAAATGCCGTGTTGGCATCGTTGGCGAACAGCTTGTCCACGTAACGCAACTCGGTGGCTGCTTCATAAAGGCTTGAAGGCTTGAATACCACTTCACCAAAGAAGGTCTTTTCCGGAATGCTGGGCAGGCTGTTGCCAGCCACGATGTCGTTGGTTGATCCGATGGTGTCAAAAGACGAATCGTATGTTGCACGTATCAGGTTGACCGCAGCATTGGCTTGCCATTCTTTACTGAGGGCATGTTGTACCGCAAACTCGATACCTTCACGGCTGGTTGGGCCAGCATTTCGAAATGCGGTGGCTCCACCAGCGGCCTGCAAAACGACGATTTCGTTTTCAGTGTCTACCGTATACAAGGCCGCATTGACCTTGGTGTTGCCAAACTTGGCCTTCATGCCCACTTCAAACTGCTCACTTTTCGCGGCATCCAGTGTGCTGTTGAAATTTGGGCTAAGCGGCGCATTGGTCATGGGGTTTACGGCAGACAGATACGCAGACTCCAGCAATGTGGGAGTTTCAAAACCCTCACCGTAGGACACATAGGTGCTGATATTCGGTTGCAAACGGAAAGTGAAGCCGAGGTTGCTCGTCACTTCATCGTATTTTTTGTTGCCACTGCCATCGCCATTCGTCAAAAACTGATCGCGGGATTCAATTTCAATTGAAGAACTGCGCACACCCGCAAGCATGCTCAGCCTGTCGGTCAAAAAGTACTCCGCCTGCAGATACTGGTCGAACTGGCTGGCCGTGTTGGCTTCGTCCCGATTGCTGTTGGCATTCACATTCGCGAAACCCAAACGCGCCTGCTCCAGTTCACCCACGGTCAAACCCGCGGTCAAAAACAAGGGCTTTTCCAGCAGATTTGCCTGGTGGGCAAACTTCAAGTCGGCTCCGCTGTACTCATTTTTCAGATCGATCACGGTTTGACTGGCCAACACCTGCCGGATTTTTCGGTCTCCGTAATACGGGCTGAAGGTGACACTGGTAGACGGGTTGAATTGATGCTCAAGCACAATGCCGGTTTGGCTTTGTTCAACAGTCTTGTTGGAATTGTTGGCCACGGATGCAGGGCTGCCCTGCCTTCGGTTCTGGGCCAGTTGCGCAGCGGTCAAGCCAGCCGGGTCCTGGGCCAGGGGAATGTCGACGTAATTCACCACCCAGCTCAGCCGCGTGTCGCTGCTCAGGTTCCAGACCATTTTGCTGTTGAAGTTGTCGCGGCGTGCCTTGCTATGGTCGCGGTAACCGTCGGTTCGGAAGGTGGACGCGTCAATCACAATGCCCACCTCGCCGTTGCCCTTGTTCAGTTTGATGCCACTGCGACGCGTGCTGTCTGATCCAAATATCTGATTCACTTCCAGCTCGGTGCCCACGCGCGGGTTTTCAGTGGTCAACAGAATCACCCCACCCGAGGAATTGCCGTACAGCGATGAAAACGGGCCGCGCAATACCTCAATGGATTCGGTCGAACTGAGGCTGAAATGCGAAATTTGCCCTGAACCATCGGGCATGGTGGCCGGAATGCCATCGGAGAACAAACGCACCCCGCGCACGCCGGAAGTGGCGCGCGCACCGAAACCACGAATGGATATTTGCAGGTCTTGCGCGAAGTTGTTGCGATTGTTGATTACCAGGCCTGGCACGCGGGTCAGCGTTTCAGACAGGTTGACCTGAAAACTGGCCGCTTTTTCCAAAGTGTCCTGGTTAATCTTGTCCACCGAGGCGGGCACATCGAGGGGATCCCTCGCCTGCCGCGTAGCAGACACCACAAAATCATCAAGGTTTTCAGTTTGGGCAACAGCCGGGGAAACCAGGCCCAGTGCGGCAAGAGAGGCCAAAAGAGGGGTCAAGCGATACGTCATGAAAAATGTCTCTGTCGTGTTTTGATTCAAGTTGGCAAATCATGAAGGAAATGGCGCGTGAAAATTTCCCGATGTTCACGGAAAGTGGAATAAATCCTCTGCTCTAAACCCGCGCACTCTTTGTACAATCTGAGTAACAACTGTTAACCCCCTATTATAAAAAGTCAGGAGACACCCGCATGCTAC
The nucleotide sequence above comes from Limnobacter thiooxidans. Encoded proteins:
- a CDS encoding intradiol ring-cleavage dioxygenase, which codes for MLKSRRTILRASAGLLIAGPMFGNRQALAQTPACDDSPTPRQIEGPFYTPQTPRRSKLVDGLQGETLVLEGRVLSTTCQPLANAIVDLWSCDAAGEYDNSGFKLRGHQLTDAKGRFRFETLMPGSYGNSSFRRTPHLHVKVQGPSTPLLTTQLYFPNEPLNARDSFYSPALLVKFSQTKPLLKVATFDFVLPVQAKG
- a CDS encoding organic hydroperoxide resistance protein, which gives rise to MDIVYSTKATSTGGREGGSATEDGRLKVQLSTPKELGGAGGEGTNPEQLFAAGYSACFIGAIKFVAGQDKIKLPSEPEITATVGIGGNPKGVGFAITVDMSIKLDGMDKAEANALVEKAHQVCPYSNATRNNVDVKLTVV
- a CDS encoding MarR family winged helix-turn-helix transcriptional regulator, whose translation is MKFENPLALENQLCFSLYATSLAITQVYKPMLAALGLTFPQYLVMLILWKEDGVSLISIARQLGQQPGALTPVIKRMAEQGLLTRNRSSADERQLQIYLTETGKAIREQVVHVQSCVFEKCGMSPEELLRLKGELDELRDRLLEDTP
- a CDS encoding response regulator transcription factor, producing MNYLIVDDHPLIRQSYSQIINQISNGHARIDHADNAASAWMKWIETRHELVVLDINLPDISGLDLATKILRRQADTRVMFFSMHDELGLVNRAMKLGASAYVSKSAEPEEFARAIQAISEGKHYIEHRLATNLICSRDSKNNTALDMLSGRESEIFLMIAKGYSSRQVGELLNLSAKTVANNLSIIKQKLNVDTTAAMAHLAVSLQLIEVYQPTGQPVQPSKLAS
- a CDS encoding alpha/beta fold hydrolase, which codes for MSSALSLRRISHMSSNGWDRLFKSESMVRAGLQPFEIIHQSGIHSVRHYLPLTEDSIQMGDDTLPVAKKRNTIPLVLIAPLAVNMFVYDLLPERSFVRYLMAQGFDVYLIDWGKPTRKQAGLTLENYIKEFLPACLNAVREHSGSKKLSLQGWSMGGGMALAYTALFKDENIHKIVTYGTPIDGHANGPIGQQYKRLAHLLKSARINFRKVPAKLLYTPGWANVIGFKLLDPVGSLKGYWSLVTQLHDRDYVAQHANQAAFIDSLEAYPGGALRDWFASIWLENETAHGHFKVGKEVANFKDIACPVLGIAGKSDSLANVACCKPITKVVGSDKSEFFIGPGGHIGIMSGKESPNTIWAKTAAWLNS
- a CDS encoding pentapeptide repeat-containing protein; its protein translation is MKSIKYSGLTILAGLLLAMNAQACDLQPGSNCKNASLAGQDMRNMELSAIDLSNADLSGADLRHADLRGANLEGANLTGANLTRADLKRANLRRANFTDATLDAVQAYAAFGQAANFSRTSLVAADFSFARVNRANFAGANAQMSSFEKAWMDKCSLVDSNFKNANLQEAKMNMVDFDGTTITGARIHYATFQDANFEGCTGCPVGW
- a CDS encoding amidoligase family protein — its product is MIGPSESGGLPGKPAAFFLELMMHNKYAKPACLKNAKGQVRRVGFELEFAGLDLKTAATVLAQAVRGSVEEDTQAECKVKHPDWGDFKIELDWQFAKTLARRRLEEEHGAESATEDAIIGLLTDVARQIVPLEVVCPPVPANQLATLDPMVNALRDAGALGTSDSLIYAFGLHINTELPDFDSKTLVPYLKAYCVAQNWLVKAHRVDTLRRLTPYIDPYPKRYMHTVMGYTPDTPVQQIMDDYLAHNPTRNRGLDLLPLFKHMDPERVLAAVRDERVNARPTFHYRLPNCEIEQPDWGLAESWNIWCVVEYLAAAPAVLESMCAQWASYEQNLINLQEEPWHTELAQIHAELLSV
- a CDS encoding ChaN family lipoprotein translates to MPISVPTEVPTASIWLLGEVHDNPDAHRARFQLIEARVKAGWRPALAMEQFDREHQGLLRTAQDQCGTAECITSQPWVESWEWPLYAPLIQLALDYKLPLLAVNVSRKDANRIVQGGYSAALDPDTVAHYKLDQPLPEPLARQHRQNIVEGHCNMLPPSVADKMVPAQVARDVWMAQVIEQQSSQTDVVLIAGNGHVQKDVGVLHWLPVTLQQRTTVHGFLEHEPGKATSNFDVVHSVPRFAREDPCEAFKAMKK
- a CDS encoding sensor histidine kinase, encoding MKFSLRSLIWVPFTFSIGFTLSACLIVLQARDDIQEELESATQVAKSLALLIESDRIGAHEAKTLQFRHIRIAAQPPHLLDQDLDVAMPAWLANWTLGDVASTGQTYAIHLDPVQVWTVHATPEDELNEVWNSLTVTFFVFLASALLCMALIQLGVNDVLKRLRQFSRAMSSMREGDLRAKLPETSPIVELQDIARQFNATTLTLEQAREDNKALSISLINSQEEERRRLGCELHDNLGQIIAGLRARVYLLHMQTQSEQAHSSRDTLKSLSSELEEAHRVIRHLITELDPVDLQTVNLNEALAHICVKWMQATGIQCDFETTGDISPVSALSAQELVHIIRIVQESLHNIYKHSNADRATVSLVNTPDFFDLRIENNGVAPKVMKSGYGLRSMRERAKELGASLRIQKSPGTGVTVHLHKTHQRAYSNELLDC